A single region of the Paramicrobacterium fandaimingii genome encodes:
- a CDS encoding TetR/AcrR family transcriptional regulator — translation MNNRDDGQARARIVDAAVSLFAAHGFDGTSTARIARTADVPKGLLFYYFPAKADVLSAVLAERLGTANIDPIPLAVPGNPARALMNVGDRILRNHEASDVLREILWHESHTRPDVHAALTRYRRTLHATIESVLVASLPHGAESSALHAAADAWGAIVTARPLEGLESGALHEARTLRSIAALLCAGLTASPTSTASV, via the coding sequence ATGAATAACCGTGACGACGGGCAGGCTCGGGCACGCATCGTCGATGCCGCCGTCTCCCTGTTCGCCGCTCACGGGTTCGACGGCACTTCTACTGCACGCATCGCGCGAACAGCAGATGTGCCGAAGGGTCTGTTGTTCTATTATTTCCCGGCAAAGGCCGATGTTCTTTCGGCAGTGCTGGCAGAACGGCTCGGGACAGCGAACATCGATCCCATCCCGCTCGCGGTGCCGGGCAACCCCGCGCGCGCCTTGATGAATGTCGGCGATCGCATTCTGCGCAATCACGAGGCATCCGACGTGCTGCGCGAAATTCTCTGGCACGAATCACACACACGACCAGACGTGCATGCAGCACTCACACGGTATCGGCGCACTCTTCACGCAACGATCGAGAGCGTGCTTGTCGCGAGTCTCCCTCATGGAGCTGAATCGTCGGCCTTGCACGCGGCAGCCGATGCCTGGGGAGCCATCGTCACAGCGCGCCCACTCGAGGGTCTCGAATCAGGGGCATTGCACGAGGCTCGGACGCTGCGATCGATCGCCGCGCTCCTGTGCGCTGGACTCACCGCGTCGCCGACGAGCACTGCGTCAGTGTGA
- a CDS encoding uroporphyrinogen-III synthase, whose amino-acid sequence MMTPPNKPLKGWRVLVPRGGPWGDDVAAELRERGATPVIAPMINFAATSDPETLSTALEDLAAGAFDWLTVTSATAVDVLYSQHVKVPSSTKIAAVGETTAAALQAVGYQVDLLPEKDNSAKGMVAQLTALEPDPKKFLSLRSEIAKPVLSKGLTEAGHDVRSVIAYRTVGEPVTPKVLDDVATGRTNAILVTSGSVAEQVVEQFTTLPPTTLIAAIGPRTAKDAEKAGLTVHIVSPRQTVEALLDTVVRVVVSGGLDEAVRSSKQSEVITSAIRIVDERNESQASGSH is encoded by the coding sequence ATGATGACTCCACCGAACAAACCACTGAAGGGCTGGCGTGTCCTGGTGCCGCGTGGCGGCCCCTGGGGAGACGACGTCGCAGCGGAACTCCGGGAACGCGGGGCGACGCCGGTCATCGCCCCGATGATCAACTTCGCGGCAACGTCCGACCCCGAAACGCTGAGCACAGCGCTGGAGGATCTTGCCGCCGGGGCGTTCGATTGGCTCACAGTGACGAGCGCGACGGCTGTCGACGTGCTCTACAGCCAACACGTCAAGGTGCCGTCCTCCACAAAGATCGCCGCAGTCGGCGAGACCACGGCCGCGGCGCTGCAGGCCGTCGGCTACCAGGTTGATCTTCTGCCAGAGAAAGACAACTCGGCAAAGGGAATGGTGGCGCAGCTCACCGCTCTCGAACCAGACCCAAAGAAGTTTCTCTCCCTGCGCTCCGAGATCGCTAAGCCCGTGCTCTCGAAAGGCCTCACCGAGGCAGGGCACGATGTGCGATCCGTCATCGCGTATCGCACCGTCGGCGAGCCCGTGACGCCGAAGGTGCTCGACGACGTCGCCACGGGCCGCACAAATGCGATCCTCGTGACGAGCGGCTCCGTTGCCGAGCAGGTCGTCGAGCAGTTCACGACGCTGCCGCCGACGACGCTCATCGCCGCGATCGGGCCGAGAACAGCGAAGGATGCCGAGAAGGCAGGCCTGACTGTGCACATCGTCTCGCCGCGGCAGACGGTCGAGGCGCTTCTCGACACTGTTGTGCGCGTCGTCGTCTCGGGCGGGCTCGACGAGGCTGTCCGCTCCTCGAAGCAGAGCGAAGTGATTACGTCGGCGATTCGCATCGTCGACGAGCGCAACGAGTCTCAGGCGAGCGGGTCACACTGA
- a CDS encoding ferrochelatase: MSYDAILLASFGGPEGQDDVIPFLKNVTRGKGIPEERLEEVAVHYRHHGGVSPINEQNRELKVALEAELARQGIDLPVYWGNRNWNPYFTDALRELHAEGKRDVLAIVTSAYTSYSGVGQYREDFERALDDTGLRDEVRISRIREYFDHPGFVTPFVEGVRSALDEVADAANTHVMFVTHSIPTAAATESGPEFGEGGAYEAQHRAVAGAILDAVGTDVPHSLVYQSRSGSPATPWLEPDINDAISELTGVDSLVIVPIGFVSDHMEVLWDLDNEAMESATTNGMRAVRVPTPGIHPAYVSGLVDLLLERINDVPASERPHESPLGPWPDHPSQGAALESAMTKTQ; this comes from the coding sequence GTGAGCTACGACGCCATTCTGCTCGCCAGCTTCGGCGGGCCCGAAGGCCAAGACGACGTCATTCCTTTTCTCAAGAACGTCACGCGCGGCAAAGGCATCCCCGAGGAGCGTCTCGAAGAGGTTGCCGTGCATTATCGCCATCACGGTGGAGTCTCTCCTATCAACGAGCAGAACCGTGAGCTCAAGGTCGCACTCGAGGCGGAGCTTGCGCGGCAGGGCATCGACCTGCCGGTGTACTGGGGAAACCGCAACTGGAACCCGTACTTCACCGACGCGCTGCGCGAGCTGCACGCCGAAGGCAAGCGTGACGTGCTCGCCATCGTGACGAGTGCGTACACCTCGTACTCGGGCGTCGGGCAGTATCGCGAAGATTTTGAGCGCGCGCTTGACGACACCGGGTTGCGTGACGAGGTGCGCATCAGCCGCATCCGTGAATACTTTGATCATCCGGGTTTCGTCACGCCGTTCGTCGAGGGTGTGCGCTCGGCGCTTGACGAGGTGGCGGATGCCGCAAACACGCACGTCATGTTCGTGACGCACTCGATCCCGACGGCGGCCGCAACCGAATCGGGGCCGGAATTCGGCGAGGGCGGCGCCTACGAGGCGCAGCACCGTGCCGTCGCCGGAGCGATCCTCGATGCCGTCGGCACAGACGTGCCGCACAGCCTCGTCTACCAGTCTCGCTCGGGCAGCCCGGCAACACCGTGGCTCGAGCCCGACATCAACGATGCGATCTCCGAGCTCACCGGCGTTGACAGTCTCGTGATCGTGCCGATCGGCTTCGTGAGCGACCATATGGAAGTTCTCTGGGATCTCGACAACGAGGCGATGGAGTCAGCGACGACGAACGGAATGCGTGCCGTGCGCGTGCCGACCCCCGGCATCCATCCGGCCTATGTCTCTGGGCTCGTCGATCTGCTTCTCGAGCGCATCAACGATGTTCCCGCTTCCGAGCGCCCGCACGAGTCGCCGCTCGGCCCGTGGCCCGACCACCCATCGCAGGGGGCCGCGCTCGAGTCGGCAATGACGAAGACACAATGA
- a CDS encoding SPW repeat protein, with the protein MTRWTRWQDWVAVAAGLYAALASIWTTPRTGASMSLMIIFGVLMIAAGIWSLAAPGSRTMEWLVAIFGALMFISPWAGMFASTAGPAWTSWICGGIGVITGLWALAPAQRAHHMTHSGLNAAHA; encoded by the coding sequence ATGACACGCTGGACACGCTGGCAGGACTGGGTAGCAGTCGCTGCTGGGCTATACGCAGCACTGGCAAGCATCTGGACGACACCGCGTACGGGTGCATCCATGTCGCTGATGATCATCTTCGGCGTACTGATGATCGCCGCGGGAATCTGGAGCTTGGCCGCTCCGGGGTCACGCACGATGGAATGGCTCGTCGCCATCTTCGGTGCGCTGATGTTCATTTCGCCGTGGGCTGGCATGTTCGCGAGCACGGCAGGCCCCGCCTGGACGTCGTGGATCTGCGGCGGTATCGGTGTCATCACCGGTCTCTGGGCACTGGCACCCGCGCAGCGAGCGCACCATATGACGCACAGTGGGCTGAATGCTGCACACGCATAA
- the hemQ gene encoding hydrogen peroxide-dependent heme synthase, whose protein sequence is MTAPASAEALSNPNDASPSAQEDLPLSGFTLWAVFRRNPESPVVATERSGSELDDAVLAAAELGVTIRGFYDVSGFKADADLMVWLHGDRAHDIQAALRILRRTGLISPLLPTWNAMACHRDAEFNKRHVPGFLKGLAPKDWIVVYPFVRSYDWYLLPDDERSRMLADHGRKGASFRGAIANTVAAFALGDYEWVLPIESDDLYELVDMMRDLRYTDARLHVREEVPFYTGRRIQTSEIAEVLS, encoded by the coding sequence ATGACTGCACCTGCCTCTGCTGAGGCTCTGTCGAACCCCAACGACGCCTCCCCTTCAGCGCAGGAAGACCTCCCTCTCAGCGGTTTCACCCTCTGGGCCGTCTTCCGCCGAAACCCCGAATCGCCGGTGGTCGCCACCGAACGATCGGGTTCCGAACTCGATGACGCCGTTCTCGCGGCGGCCGAACTCGGGGTCACCATCCGTGGCTTCTACGATGTCTCGGGGTTCAAGGCCGACGCCGACCTCATGGTCTGGCTCCACGGCGATCGCGCCCACGACATTCAGGCGGCGCTGCGCATTCTGCGGCGCACCGGGCTCATCTCCCCGCTGCTGCCCACGTGGAACGCGATGGCCTGCCACCGCGACGCAGAGTTCAATAAACGGCACGTTCCCGGATTCTTGAAGGGCCTCGCCCCCAAGGACTGGATCGTCGTGTATCCGTTCGTGCGCAGCTACGACTGGTACCTGCTGCCAGACGACGAGCGCTCGCGGATGCTCGCCGATCATGGGCGTAAGGGAGCCTCGTTCCGCGGTGCCATCGCCAATACAGTCGCGGCGTTCGCGCTGGGCGATTACGAGTGGGTGCTGCCCATCGAATCAGACGACCTCTACGAGCTCGTCGACATGATGCGCGACCTGCGGTACACCGACGCACGGCTTCACGTGCGCGAAGAGGTGCCTTTCTACACGGGGCGCCGCATTCAGACATCCGAGATCGCGGAGGTTCTTTCGTGA
- the hemG gene encoding protoporphyrinogen oxidase, which translates to MPSERHVIVVGGGIAGLVAAYECARIGVRVTVLEADDRVGGCVRTERIAGVDVDTGAESFATRGGAVRGLIDELGLTESVVEPSTAGAWLAFDDTAAPLPKAGILGIPSNPLADDVRRIIGWKGAIRAYADRVKPVLTIGTERNLGELVEKRMGVAVLENLVAPVTNGVYSADPSQLDVSRASPGLNNALTIAGSLSGAVASLRDTSPAGAAVGGFAGGMRVLVDALLDTLANYEVRVLTSTPVTAIENVGDEQWRVHAETSSQGESDVPETLTFESDAVIVATPEKAAARLLGDLVPTAFVEADVEPPTVDIVTLAVDNALLDEHPRGTGVLTAASARRTAKALTHSSAKWPWVEAALDTPHRHIVRVSFGRAGEKNPLDGLDDAQIADLARTEGSALLGVDIAPGDVVETLRTRWTSTLPRAFVGQTERASSIRDTMTSHPGLDVTGAWLSGTGLASVIPDAVAAAGRVRKRIVSEVLGGE; encoded by the coding sequence GTGCCGAGCGAGCGCCACGTCATTGTGGTCGGTGGCGGCATCGCGGGTCTCGTCGCGGCATACGAGTGCGCTCGCATCGGCGTGCGCGTGACGGTGCTCGAGGCAGACGACCGCGTCGGAGGCTGCGTGCGCACCGAGCGCATCGCCGGCGTCGACGTCGACACGGGAGCCGAGAGCTTTGCAACGCGCGGCGGCGCCGTGCGCGGGCTCATCGACGAACTCGGCCTCACGGAGAGCGTGGTGGAGCCCTCGACCGCCGGCGCGTGGCTGGCGTTCGACGACACGGCGGCGCCTCTGCCGAAGGCCGGCATACTCGGCATTCCCTCGAACCCTCTCGCCGACGACGTGCGGCGCATCATCGGTTGGAAGGGTGCGATCCGTGCCTATGCCGATCGCGTCAAACCGGTGCTCACCATCGGAACCGAGCGCAATCTCGGTGAGCTCGTCGAGAAGCGCATGGGCGTCGCCGTGCTCGAGAACCTTGTCGCCCCCGTGACGAATGGCGTCTACTCTGCCGACCCCTCTCAGCTCGACGTGTCGCGCGCATCGCCAGGGCTCAACAATGCGCTCACCATCGCCGGTTCCCTCTCGGGCGCCGTCGCCTCTCTGCGAGACACCTCTCCTGCGGGGGCCGCCGTCGGCGGCTTCGCGGGAGGGATGCGGGTGCTCGTCGACGCCCTGCTCGACACCCTCGCCAACTACGAGGTGAGAGTGCTCACCTCGACACCCGTGACGGCAATCGAGAATGTGGGCGACGAACAGTGGCGTGTGCATGCCGAGACGTCTTCACAGGGCGAGAGCGACGTGCCCGAGACGCTGACGTTCGAGTCCGACGCGGTGATCGTCGCGACGCCCGAGAAGGCGGCCGCGCGGCTGCTCGGCGACCTCGTGCCGACAGCATTCGTTGAGGCAGATGTCGAGCCTCCCACCGTCGACATCGTCACGCTCGCCGTCGACAATGCGCTGCTCGACGAGCACCCCCGCGGCACGGGAGTGCTCACCGCTGCATCCGCGCGGCGCACGGCGAAAGCCCTCACGCACAGCAGCGCCAAGTGGCCGTGGGTGGAAGCGGCGCTCGACACGCCTCACCGGCACATCGTGCGGGTGTCGTTCGGGCGTGCTGGAGAGAAGAACCCGCTCGATGGACTCGACGACGCGCAGATCGCGGATCTCGCGCGCACTGAAGGCTCGGCGCTTCTCGGTGTCGACATTGCCCCGGGCGACGTCGTCGAGACCCTGCGCACACGCTGGACGTCGACGCTCCCGCGCGCGTTCGTCGGGCAGACCGAGCGCGCCAGCAGCATCCGCGACACCATGACGAGCCACCCCGGCCTCGACGTCACGGGCGCCTGGCTCAGCGGAACCGGCCTTGCCTCGGTGATTCCGGATGCCGTGGCAGCGGCAGGGCGAGTGCGAAAGCGCATTGTCTCCGAGGTGCTCGGCGGCGAGTGA
- a CDS encoding glutamyl-tRNA reductase produces MSLTASHKNASFDLLEQLSSQVDATSVLARVTEATPAVKGSILVSTCNRFELYVDVDDQHPDALARALGSATDAIAEHCDVSAESLSSTWHVTTEQDTAEHLFSVASGLESVVVGEGEIAGQVRRSLERARGAGTTTSDLERLFQHASKTSRGVKNRTPLGQAGRSIVRLALELAASRITTWSTARVLLVGTGAYAGASLAALRDRGVTDVSVYSASGRGAKFAASHGIPHIEPDGLHTAIASSDVIITCTVSEDYVLDAELLQRARIEFALAHSKAHVHEALHRDETPGCPVNHDAYQLVIDLGLPRNVDPDVGGVYGVELLDLETIRIHAPLDELQATDTARAIVRTAARNFTRAGAEESLAPAVVALRRRAHALLDEEIARVQPGDPDGTAAAALRHMMGRLLHKPTSRARAFASTGEHDRYLDALSVLFDLDVAIDVDAAGDDPAAQTSA; encoded by the coding sequence ATGAGTCTGACGGCGAGTCACAAAAACGCGTCCTTCGATCTGCTGGAGCAGCTCTCTTCGCAGGTCGACGCGACGTCGGTGCTCGCACGCGTCACCGAGGCGACTCCTGCCGTCAAGGGCAGCATTCTCGTCTCTACCTGCAACCGCTTCGAGCTGTATGTCGACGTCGACGACCAGCATCCGGATGCTCTCGCGCGCGCCCTCGGCTCGGCGACCGACGCGATCGCCGAGCACTGCGACGTTTCAGCCGAGTCGCTCTCGTCAACGTGGCACGTGACGACGGAGCAAGACACCGCAGAGCATCTCTTCTCTGTCGCATCCGGCCTTGAGTCGGTCGTCGTCGGAGAAGGCGAGATCGCGGGGCAGGTGCGCCGTTCGCTTGAGCGCGCCCGGGGAGCGGGAACGACGACGTCAGATCTCGAGCGCCTTTTTCAGCATGCCTCGAAGACGTCGCGCGGAGTGAAGAATCGCACGCCGCTCGGGCAAGCGGGGCGCTCAATCGTTCGCCTCGCGCTCGAACTTGCCGCGAGTCGCATCACCACCTGGTCGACGGCGCGGGTTCTGCTCGTCGGCACGGGAGCGTATGCGGGTGCGAGCCTTGCCGCGCTTCGCGATCGCGGCGTCACCGATGTGAGCGTCTACTCGGCATCGGGCAGAGGCGCCAAGTTCGCGGCGAGCCACGGCATCCCCCATATCGAACCCGACGGGCTTCACACCGCCATCGCCTCGAGCGATGTGATCATCACCTGCACCGTCTCAGAAGATTACGTTCTCGACGCCGAGCTGCTGCAGCGCGCCCGCATCGAGTTTGCGCTCGCTCACTCGAAGGCTCACGTTCACGAGGCGCTCCACCGCGACGAGACGCCCGGCTGCCCTGTCAACCACGATGCGTACCAGCTCGTCATCGACCTCGGGCTTCCGCGCAACGTCGACCCCGACGTCGGCGGCGTCTACGGCGTCGAGCTGCTTGACCTCGAGACCATCCGCATCCACGCGCCTCTCGACGAGCTGCAGGCGACAGACACCGCGCGTGCCATTGTGCGAACCGCCGCCCGCAACTTCACACGCGCCGGGGCTGAAGAGTCACTCGCGCCCGCTGTCGTCGCGTTACGGCGCCGGGCTCACGCGCTCCTCGACGAGGAGATCGCCCGCGTTCAGCCGGGCGATCCCGACGGAACTGCCGCCGCGGCGTTGCGTCACATGATGGGACGGCTGCTGCATAAGCCCACCTCCCGTGCACGCGCGTTCGCGAGCACGGGCGAGCACGACCGCTATCTCGATGCGCTCAGCGTTCTCTTCGATCTCGACGTCGCCATCGATGTGGATGCCGCGGGCGACGACCCCGCAGCGCAGACCTCTGCCTAA
- a CDS encoding DUF3618 domain-containing protein — translation MTDEKLPTAAEARAELASTLDALEDKLNVPKQAKAAFTRLRAQNPTALVAGAAGIAAALGLGVWAAVRAVVK, via the coding sequence ATGACCGATGAGAAGCTGCCAACGGCGGCCGAAGCTCGTGCAGAGCTCGCGTCGACCCTCGACGCGCTCGAAGACAAGCTCAATGTGCCTAAACAGGCCAAAGCGGCCTTCACACGGCTGCGCGCACAGAACCCCACAGCGCTCGTCGCGGGCGCGGCCGGAATCGCAGCAGCCCTCGGGCTGGGCGTCTGGGCGGCCGTTCGCGCGGTCGTCAAGTAA
- the hemB gene encoding porphobilinogen synthase, whose translation MTPPSIRPRRLRTTSAMRRLVAETRLHPADLVLPMFVREDAAQPVPISSMPGVSQHSMDSLARAAETAAEAGIGGVMLFGIPTVRDATGTQATAPDGILNRATELLAREVGDALVVQTDLCLDEFTDHGHCGVLDASGHVDNDATLERYAEMALAQANAGSSILGLSGMMDGQVAVVRDALDAAGYIDTAVLAYAAKYSSAFYGPFREAVDSQLTGDRRTYQQDPANRREGLREATLDIAEGADIVMVKPAMSYLDVLSDVAEISDIPVWAYQISGEYAMIEAAAAQGWIDRKAAVLESVLGIRRAGADSVLTYWATEIAGWIK comes from the coding sequence ATGACACCTCCCAGCATTCGTCCGCGTCGATTGCGCACGACGTCGGCGATGCGGCGGCTTGTTGCCGAGACCCGGCTTCACCCCGCCGACCTCGTTCTGCCCATGTTCGTGCGCGAAGACGCCGCACAGCCCGTGCCCATCAGCTCGATGCCCGGCGTCTCGCAGCACTCGATGGACTCCCTTGCTCGCGCGGCTGAAACCGCGGCCGAAGCCGGCATCGGGGGCGTCATGCTCTTCGGAATCCCCACAGTGCGCGATGCGACGGGAACTCAGGCGACGGCGCCAGACGGCATCCTGAACCGGGCGACCGAGCTTCTCGCTCGGGAGGTCGGCGATGCCCTCGTCGTGCAGACAGATCTGTGCCTCGACGAGTTCACCGACCACGGGCACTGCGGCGTTCTCGACGCGTCTGGCCACGTTGACAACGACGCCACTCTCGAGCGGTATGCCGAGATGGCGCTTGCACAGGCTAACGCCGGCTCGAGCATCCTTGGACTGAGCGGCATGATGGATGGCCAGGTGGCTGTGGTGCGCGACGCTCTCGACGCTGCGGGGTACATCGACACCGCCGTGCTCGCGTACGCCGCAAAGTACTCGTCTGCGTTCTACGGCCCCTTCCGCGAGGCCGTCGACTCCCAGCTGACGGGCGACAGGCGCACCTATCAGCAAGACCCGGCAAACCGCCGCGAGGGGCTGCGTGAGGCGACGCTCGACATCGCCGAGGGAGCCGACATCGTCATGGTGAAGCCGGCGATGAGTTACCTCGACGTGCTGAGCGATGTCGCGGAGATCTCGGACATTCCCGTGTGGGCATACCAGATCTCCGGTGAGTACGCGATGATCGAGGCGGCAGCGGCGCAGGGCTGGATCGACAGAAAAGCGGCAGTGCTCGAGTCGGTGCTCGGCATCCGACGCGCCGGCGCAGATTCAGTGCTCACCTATTGGGCAACCGAGATCGCGGGGTGGATCAAGTGA
- the hemE gene encoding uroporphyrinogen decarboxylase has protein sequence MHLDSGHPLAAGLTHDSRLIRAYRGDRPQTTPVWFMRQAGRSLPEYRELRVGTAMLDACLTPAMASEITLQPVRRHGVDAAVFFSDIVVPLKLVGVDVEIVPGKGPVMGSPVRTNDELDALVSLDPAVLDDALAPVIEAVRRTVAELENIAGTPGPTPLVGFAGAPFTLAAYLIEGGPSKDHMRARALMHSDPLAWSRLMAWCADVTGRFLRAQVLAGASAAQLFDSWAGSLSLTDYSESVAPASARTLEYVHDLEYARDGVTHSVPIVHFGVGTGELLTVMHEVGADTVGVDYRTPLDVASRRLGGVVPLQGNVDPAMLFAPWNVLEEHVREVLRRGESAPSHVLNLGHGVPPDADPEVLTRVVELVHAR, from the coding sequence GTGCACCTTGATTCCGGCCACCCCCTCGCGGCGGGCCTCACCCACGATTCCCGACTGATTCGCGCCTACCGCGGCGATCGACCGCAGACGACGCCCGTCTGGTTTATGCGCCAGGCCGGGCGATCGCTTCCCGAGTACCGTGAGCTGCGCGTGGGCACGGCGATGCTCGACGCGTGCCTCACTCCCGCGATGGCGAGCGAGATCACTCTGCAGCCCGTGCGCAGGCACGGCGTCGATGCCGCCGTGTTCTTCTCTGACATCGTCGTTCCGCTGAAGCTCGTCGGCGTCGATGTGGAGATCGTGCCGGGCAAGGGACCCGTCATGGGGTCGCCCGTGCGAACGAATGACGAGCTCGATGCGCTCGTCTCGCTCGACCCCGCGGTGCTCGACGACGCTCTCGCCCCGGTGATCGAGGCTGTGCGCCGCACCGTCGCCGAGCTTGAGAACATTGCCGGAACGCCGGGCCCGACGCCGCTTGTCGGCTTCGCCGGGGCGCCCTTCACTCTTGCCGCCTACCTGATCGAGGGCGGCCCGTCGAAAGACCACATGCGGGCTCGTGCCCTGATGCACAGCGACCCCCTCGCCTGGTCGCGTCTCATGGCGTGGTGCGCCGATGTCACCGGACGTTTTCTTCGGGCGCAGGTTCTTGCCGGGGCATCCGCTGCGCAGCTGTTCGACTCGTGGGCGGGCAGCCTCTCGCTCACCGACTACAGCGAGAGCGTCGCGCCGGCATCCGCTCGAACCCTCGAGTACGTGCACGACCTCGAATACGCGCGCGACGGCGTCACGCACAGCGTGCCGATCGTTCATTTCGGCGTCGGAACGGGGGAGCTGCTGACGGTGATGCACGAGGTGGGCGCAGACACCGTCGGCGTCGACTACCGCACTCCGCTCGATGTCGCGTCTCGGCGGCTCGGAGGCGTGGTTCCTCTGCAGGGCAACGTCGACCCGGCCATGCTCTTCGCCCCGTGGAACGTGCTCGAAGAACACGTGCGCGAGGTGCTTCGCCGCGGTGAATCGGCACCGTCGCACGTGCTCAACCTTGGCCACGGCGTGCCACCGGATGCCGACCCAGAGGTTCTCACCCGGGTCGTCGAGCTGGTGCACGCCCGATGA
- the hemC gene encoding hydroxymethylbilane synthase, which translates to MTALLVGTRGSALATAQAGGVARRLAAAIDGEAELVRVTTHGDVSRASLSSLGGTGVFAAALRESLLAGECDVVVHSMKDLPTPSFPGLAVGAVPEREDARDALYARDGLTLAQLPEGARVGTGSPRRMAQLKHRRPDLDVVDIRGNVGTRLGFVDSGELDAVVLAAAGLARLELSDRVTEYFDLADWPTAPAQGVLAVEVRSADLDALGADAPLRRALAAVHDVEASAVASAERGILARLEAGCAAPIGAHAEISGDTLTVTARVYALDGSEMRTHTVNIAIGDVRPSAHTPGTAASSHDDRALTERAMSAGADLADALLSAGAADIAPLRES; encoded by the coding sequence ATGACGGCACTGCTTGTCGGCACTCGCGGAAGCGCGCTGGCGACGGCTCAGGCCGGCGGCGTCGCGCGGCGCCTCGCCGCGGCGATCGACGGCGAAGCGGAGCTCGTGCGCGTGACGACGCACGGCGACGTGTCACGTGCGTCGCTCTCGAGTCTCGGCGGCACGGGTGTGTTCGCCGCCGCGCTGCGTGAATCGCTTCTCGCGGGCGAATGCGACGTCGTCGTGCACTCGATGAAAGACCTCCCGACGCCATCGTTCCCCGGACTCGCGGTCGGCGCGGTTCCCGAACGTGAAGACGCACGCGACGCGTTGTACGCTCGTGACGGGCTCACCCTGGCGCAGCTCCCGGAGGGCGCGCGCGTCGGAACGGGCTCGCCGCGCCGAATGGCGCAGCTGAAGCATCGCCGCCCCGACCTCGACGTCGTCGATATTCGCGGGAACGTGGGAACACGGCTCGGCTTCGTCGACTCAGGAGAGCTCGACGCCGTTGTGCTCGCTGCCGCTGGGCTTGCCAGGCTGGAGCTCAGCGACCGGGTCACGGAGTACTTCGATCTGGCTGACTGGCCGACGGCGCCGGCCCAAGGCGTGCTTGCCGTCGAAGTGCGTTCAGCCGATCTCGATGCTCTCGGTGCCGACGCACCGCTTCGCCGAGCCTTGGCCGCCGTTCACGACGTCGAGGCGTCTGCCGTCGCCAGCGCGGAGCGCGGAATTCTCGCTCGTCTCGAGGCCGGCTGCGCGGCACCCATCGGTGCGCACGCCGAGATCTCGGGCGACACACTCACCGTCACTGCGCGCGTATACGCGCTTGACGGATCCGAAATGCGCACGCACACTGTGAACATCGCAATCGGTGATGTCCGACCGAGTGCGCACACCCCTGGCACAGCCGCTTCCTCTCACGATGATCGTGCGCTCACCGAGCGTGCGATGAGTGCGGGAGCAGACCTGGCTGACGCGCTCCTCTCCGCAGGAGCCGCTGATATTGCACCGTTGAGGGAATCATGA
- a CDS encoding phage holin family protein, translating to MPDRSNESLISLVRSLPGLITDLIKAEIDQAKTKAIHMGKYAGIGAGLFVGALIFLYFAIGVLVAVGILALALVLPAWLSALIVFAAFLLIAIILALIGVSFFKKIGQDPDPVESVKQDIDALKGVGSYDR from the coding sequence ATGCCTGATCGCAGCAATGAATCTCTCATTTCCCTTGTGCGCTCTCTGCCCGGGCTCATCACCGACCTCATCAAGGCCGAGATTGACCAGGCGAAGACCAAGGCAATTCACATGGGCAAGTACGCCGGAATCGGCGCTGGCCTCTTCGTGGGTGCACTCATCTTCCTCTACTTTGCGATCGGCGTTCTCGTCGCCGTGGGAATCCTCGCGCTCGCGCTCGTGCTCCCTGCCTGGCTCTCTGCGCTGATCGTCTTCGCGGCGTTTCTGCTGATCGCCATCATCCTTGCGCTCATCGGGGTGTCGTTCTTCAAGAAGATCGGTCAAGATCCAGACCCTGTCGAGAGCGTCAAGCAAGACATCGACGCGCTGAAGGGGGTCGGCTCCTATGACCGATGA